The genomic region AATAGCGGAATGCCTATAAAACTAATTTTAGCTTTAACATACCTCATGGAATATTTGAAATTCCAGCAATGATTATATCAGCAGTAGCGGGCTTTAAAATTCCTTATGAAGTTATCCAATATCTAAGGGATAAGAAAGAAAAACCACTAACAGAGGAAGATATAAAAGAGTTTTTAAAATTAGCAGGAATATCTATTGTCCTAATCATCATAGCTGCTTTCGTAGAAGTATATATTACACCGGAAGTAGCAAATTATTTATTAACATAACATTTAAATATAATTAAATAAGCATATACTAATAACTATCAAAAATAACGAGGGGAGAAAATGAATATAAAAGAACTAATCCTAAATCCAAACGACTTCTTTAAAAATTTAGCAAATAAAGAGGTATCTCTTAAAACACCGTTCCTTATAGTTCTTATATTCTCGGTGTTTATGTCTGCATATACTACTATACTACATCAATAATGTTTAAAATATTCCCATCAGATATGCAGAGTATGATGATGGCTATATCGATGATAATCACCGCAGTATCTTCACTAATAGGGGGATTTATATCATGGTTATTAATAGCAGGGGTGATGCACCTAATTTCAATGGCATTTAACGGAGTAGGTTCATTTAAAAGAACATTTGAATTTACTGGCTATGGATTTTTACCAAACTTAATAGCTTTATGTATAACAATACCAATAGGTTATTATTTCCTTTCAAATGCTCATATTCAAACCTTAACAATGGCACAACTTCAAAATCCAGTAGTTGTAAAACAGGTAATGTCTTCAATAATTCCAAAACCAATGATATACACAAATCTTTTAATTGGTATTGCAGTCAGTTTGTGGAATTTAGGTTTATGGACTTATGGAATAAAATATGCAAGGAATTTGGAATTAAAAAAGGCATTTATAGTTGCATTAATTCCAACAGTATTATTTGGAGCATACCAGCTATACAGCGTAGCTAAATTCCTATAAGGTGAAATAATGAAAAAACCTTCTTTTATTTTTTTAACTTTTTTAATTCTAATTTTAACAAACTCAATAAATGCAGTAGAATTTACAAGCATTGATTACAAAAATGAATACTTAGAGCCAGGAAAAACTTACGATATTTGGGTTGTTATAACACCAGATAAAGAAATTAACAATACTGTTTTAAGCATAACTCCTTATGGGATAAGTAAAGAATACATCCAAATTATTAAAGGAGTTGACTACGAGGGACATTTATTCCAAAATGAAAAAGGAATTGGACATTTTATCATAAAAATAAAGATAACGCCCCATCTTATGATTATGAGGTTGTTGTTTATTGTAACTACACAAAAGATAACGAACAATACTCAGACAATAGAATATTCAAAATTCCAGTTAGGGGGAGAGCAATAATAGAAATCCAAAATCCACCAATATTAAAGGAAGGAACTAATAAAATATTCCTAAAAGTTACAAATAAAGGAACAGGAATAGCGGAGAACATAAAAATAACCTTTGAAAATGGAAAAAATATCTATGCGTTAGGCAATAGTTATGTTATTAACTACTTAAAACCAGGAGAAACAAAGTTAGTAAGGTTGATTTTGTATGCAAATGGGGATATGGGAGAGTTGCCTTATACAATAACTTATCAAAACCAATATAACTTGTTGGAATTAACTGATAAGACAGAGACGGATACATCAACAACATCAACCTACAAAAATCAAAAAACTGTTAAAGAAGAAGGAACTTTAACTTTTAAAATAGTCCCAAATGACTTAATTTCAATAAATTTAAAAAACATTACATATCCTGTTGGAAAAATCAACAACCTGACAATTCTAATAAAAAACAACTACAAAGATGCCAATTTTATCATAACCATTGGAAAATACTACTTAGGAAACAACCAAAAAACAATCTTCATCAAAAAGGGGGAAACAAAAGAGATATCCTTTAAAATAAAAATAAATGAAATGGGAATAAAAGAGATTCCAATAAAAATCTACTTTGATGGAAATGAAATAAACAAAAACCTAACCATAAATGTCATTGGAAAGGCAGAGTTGGTTTTAACAGGAGTTAATGTTGAAGGATTTGGAGAGAAAATAATAACCGGGGACTTATCAAACATTGGAACTGCTCCGGCAAAGAGTGTCTTAATAAGCATCAAAAAAACAAAAAACATCATCCCAAAAAGACCTTATGAAAACTACTTTATAGGCACATTAAACCCAGATGACTATGGAAGTTTTGAATTGCACTACCAAATTAACGGAACTGTAAATGAGATTCCAATATTGATAACTTATAGGGATGAAGATAATAATTTAATCAAAATGGAAAAAAATATTTCAATATCTGTTGAAAATGGGCAAATGAGTAATAATGAAAATTATGGAAGCACTGGAGGATTCATTAACTATATCATAATAGGAATTGGGATTTTATTTTGCATTGGGGTAATTTATCTAATGTATAGGGGATTTATAAAGAAAAATGAATAAAGGGATGTTATAGGAGATAAATCTATTATATTAAATTCACTTTGCATTTGATTATTCAGAGATTCAATAATCGGTATATGGATAATTAGGTGTATATGATGAAGGGACTCAGTCCATTTTATTTGGAGTTATACTATATACTAACAGCAATTATTGTTTTTGGAATTGTGGATTATTTTAGATTACGATGGATTCCATATATATTGATATTTGGCGTTATTGCCATTGGATTGGTAATTTTTATGTTGCAGATTACAAAAAAGTTTCTATTAAATGTTGATAAAGGAAAACTATTAAAACGCACAGTGGGAAACTCTGGCGATTGGGGGGATGTTGTAGTGGGGCTGGCTGT from Methanotorris formicicus Mc-S-70 harbors:
- a CDS encoding Yip1 family protein, which codes for MQSMMMAISMIITAVSSLIGGFISWLLIAGVMHLISMAFNGVGSFKRTFEFTGYGFLPNLIALCITIPIGYYFLSNAHIQTLTMAQLQNPVVVKQVMSSIIPKPMIYTNLLIGIAVSLWNLGLWTYGIKYARNLELKKAFIVALIPTVLFGAYQLYSVAKFL